One Brassica napus cultivar Da-Ae chromosome C2, Da-Ae, whole genome shotgun sequence DNA window includes the following coding sequences:
- the BNAC02G12900D gene encoding uncharacterized protein BNAC02G12900D, producing the protein MAGIAIVLDLLKKSHNTHRIHSSSSLSPASVVASAAAVSAAASAPFASRFLFGSFEPRVAYCDAAAAAGIDDAYLAAIRKVSADALQLQPPTYIPSSKVYNIQPKPLFSAFEFRALAMTTVRSLLMFYLPLLEAKPASEDDDDDDFLNNAQEEQRRVDLIVPLKKSAKQIARETTVVTTRRVLERVAVSYVSQRMAWKLLKDVPQSTLRKAGRGWPTHVYIYKVSQTTLRGHFLGIAASWTVQVGIEIYRCVSRYVKPVEVEEEGEQVVISEQAKDLGNKVVGITVRCGASLVFAAIGAGICSCLIRPSMGQWIGCALGDVAGPMVVSICLQKTLQADN; encoded by the exons ATGGCGGGAATAGCTATAGTCTTAGATCTACTCAAGAAATCTCATAACACGCACCGTATCCACTCATCGTCCTCTCTGTCTCCAGCCTCCGTCGTCGCTTCTGCCGCCGCCGTTTCCGCTGCCGCCAGTGCTCCCTTCGCGTCTAGGTTTCTCTTCGG TTCCTTTGAGCCTCGAGTTGCGTACTGTGATGCCGCCGCAGCAGCTGGGATTGATGATGCTTACCTTGCTGCTATACGAAAAGTGTCTGCTGATGCTTTGCAGCTTCAACCGCCTACGTACATTCCTAGCTCTAAGGTTTATAATATCCAGCCAAAGCCGCTTTTCTCGGCCTTTGAGTTCAGGGCGCTTGCGATGACCACGGTGAGATCCCTCCTCATGTTCTATCTTCCTCTTTTGGAGGCTAAACCTGCTTCAGAggacgacgatgatgatgatttctTGAACAATGCTCAAGAAGAACAACGCCGTGTAGACTTGATTGTTCCTCTTAAAAAATCTGCCAAGCAGATTGCACGTGAG ACCACAGTTGTGACTACTAGGAGAGTTCTTGAAAGGGTGGCTGTTAGTTATGTATCGCAGCGTATGGCATGGAAACTTTTAAAGG ATGTGCCTCAGTCGACTTTACGCAAAGCTGGGAGAGGCTGGCCCACACATGTATACATCTATAAAGTCAGCCAGACAACTCTTAGAG GACACTTTCTTGGGATTGCAGCATCATGGACGGTTCAAGTAGGCATAGAGATCTACAGATGTGTGTCACGGTATGTTAAACCCGTGGAGGTGGAAGAAGAAGGGGAGCAAGTCGTGATATCAGAGCAAGCAAAGGATCTTGGAAACAAAGTTGTGGGAATCACAGTAAGATGTGGTGCTTCCTTAGTTTTTGCTGCCATTGGAGCTGGCATCTGCTCTTGTCTCATCCGTCCCTCCATGGGCCAATGGATCG GGTGCGCGCTGGGGGACGTGGCTGGTCCGATGGTTGTTTcgatttgcttgcagaagacTCTTCAAGCTGATAATTAA